From the Nitrospira sp. genome, one window contains:
- a CDS encoding class I SAM-dependent methyltransferase has translation MTDRWREIWGLRSGYENLAALERAIQLDGFDNVGDAISVDDWRRYVLSMAERMKIQSGASVFEVGCGAGAFLIPLDELGTSIGGIDYSPSLIDVGRSLLPSARLETSDAIDLDVDEAYDHVFCHSVFQYLETHDVALRVLSRMTRKARKSVGILDVSDASLQEQSVSARRASGSTDYDTRYAGLSHLYIDRLWFTDAAAEFGYTAEFYDSDLQGHRNSPYRYSVVLVPASESLQPPNWHRTGKG, from the coding sequence GTGACTGATCGATGGCGCGAAATCTGGGGATTAAGGAGCGGGTACGAAAATTTAGCTGCCCTCGAACGCGCCATTCAGTTAGATGGTTTCGACAACGTCGGCGACGCCATCTCGGTTGACGATTGGCGCAGATACGTGCTTTCAATGGCTGAGCGAATGAAAATTCAGTCAGGTGCATCCGTGTTCGAAGTCGGATGCGGAGCTGGCGCATTTCTGATCCCCCTAGATGAGTTGGGAACGAGCATCGGAGGGATCGACTACTCACCAAGTCTTATCGATGTCGGGCGTTCACTGCTTCCCTCTGCTCGGCTCGAAACGAGCGATGCGATCGATCTCGATGTGGATGAGGCGTATGATCACGTGTTTTGCCATAGTGTCTTTCAATATCTGGAGACCCATGATGTAGCTCTTCGGGTCTTGAGTCGGATGACTCGAAAGGCGCGCAAGTCAGTAGGGATCCTCGATGTCTCGGATGCATCCCTTCAAGAGCAGTCCGTTTCGGCGCGTCGCGCTTCCGGCAGCACTGACTACGATACGAGGTACGCTGGACTAAGCCATCTCTACATCGATAGATTATGGTTCACGGACGCAGCGGCTGAGTTCGGGTACACCGCCGAGTTTTACGATTCAGACCTGCAGGGGCATCGGAACTCGCCCTATCGATACAGTGTCGTTTTGGTGCCAGCCTCTGAGTCGCTCCAGCCTCCGAATTGGCACCGGACGGGAAAAGGGTAG